A stretch of the Thermus amyloliquefaciens genome encodes the following:
- a CDS encoding DUF7718 family protein, with protein sequence MRLRTTFYRRGTRMGDWGVQLEWEDPEEGWVWVARYDSAGGKPHRDRNRIAQHEALPLPPDPAEALKAAQEDLRAHLEEYIEAYRAAKAQGRQGW encoded by the coding sequence GTGCGCTTGCGCACCACCTTCTACCGCCGGGGAACTCGGATGGGGGACTGGGGGGTGCAGCTGGAGTGGGAGGACCCCGAGGAGGGCTGGGTCTGGGTGGCCCGGTACGACAGCGCAGGGGGAAAGCCCCATCGAGACCGGAACCGTATCGCCCAGCACGAGGCCCTGCCCTTGCCCCCAGATCCCGCCGAGGCCCTGAAAGCGGCCCAGGAGGACCTGCGGGCCCACCTGGAGGAGTACATTGAGGCGTATCGGGCCGCGAAGGCCCAGGGGAGGCAAGGATGGTGA